The Xiphias gladius isolate SHS-SW01 ecotype Sanya breed wild chromosome 9, ASM1685928v1, whole genome shotgun sequence genome window below encodes:
- the LOC120794830 gene encoding NHP2-like protein 1, producing MSEPQVNPKAYPLADATLTKTILDLVQQASNYKQLRKGANEATKTLNRGIAEFIVMAADAEPLEIILHLPLLCEDKNVPYVFVRSKQALGRACGVSRPVIATSVTIKEGSQLKPQIQSVQMAIERLLV from the exons ATG TCTGAACCCCAAGTGAACCCAAAGGCCTACCCGCTGGCCGACGCCACGCTGACCAAAACCATCCTGGACCTGGTGCAGCAAGCCTCTAACTACAAGCAGCTAAGGAAGGGGGCCAACGAAG CCACTAAAACCCTGAACAGAGGCATCGCTGAGTTCATTGTGATGGCTGCTGATGCTGAACCACTGGAGATCATCCTCCACCTGCCACTGCTCTGCGAGGACAAGAACGTCCCGTACGTGTTTGTCCGCTCAAAGCAGGCCCTGGGCCGGGCCTGTGGGGTGTCGCGCCCCGTCATTGCTACCTCGGTCACCATAAAGGAGGGGTCTCAGCTCAAACCGCAGATTCAGTCTGTTCAAATGGCTATTGAGAGACTGCTCGTGTGA
- the crym gene encoding ketimine reductase mu-crystallin, producing MADPPAIIWEREVKRLLRYRELVPRLEEALGKFSRRDSAEVVQPVRTTMALPKHNGFMGQMPAYMENDGVLSTKLVCFYNREDGSALPATQATVVLLDPAYGNVKAVVAGEVITGMRTAAVSAISAKLLMRPGAEVLAILGTGKQALTHYNVFTEIFSFKEVRVWSRTREGAERFRHSVSGPVTVCDSAEEAVRGADAIVTVTRCTEPVLFGQWVKPGAHVAAVGACRPNWRELDDVMMKEAVVYTDSREGAMAESGDIIFSGAEVFAELGEVINGTKPALKEKTTVFKSLGMGVEDAVSAKLVFDQWKAKDSQP from the exons ATGGCTGACCCCCCCGCGATCATATGGGAGCGCGAAGTGAAGCGCCTGCTGCGCTACAGAGAGCTGGTCCCCCGTCTGGAGGAGGCCCTGGGCAAATTCTCCAGGCGCGACAGCGCGGAGGTGGTCCAGCCTGTGCGCACCACAATGGCCCTGCCGAAACACAACGG GTTCATGGGACAGATGCCTGCTTACATGGAGAATGACGGAGTCCTGAGCACCAAGCTCGTGTGTTTCTACAATAGGGAGGACGGTTCCGCTCTGCCAGCCACTCAAGCCACAGTGGTGCTGCTGGATCCAGCGTATGGGAATGTCAAGGCT GTCGTGGCCGGAGAGGTCATCACGGGCATGAGGACGGCTGCAGTCTCTGCAATCTCTGCAAAG CTGCTGATGCGTCCAGGGGCAGAGGTGTTGGCCATCTTGGGGACTGGCAAACAGGCCCTGACTCATTACAATGTCTTCACTGAAATATTCTCATTTAAAGAG GTGCGTGTGTGGAGCCGCACACGAGAGGGAGCTGAGAGATTTAGGCACTCTGTAAGTGGTCCTGTGACGGTATGTGACTCAGCGGAGGAGGCGGTGAGGGGAGCAGACGCCATAGTGACAGTAACCAGATGCACTGAGCCGGTGCTCTTTGGTCAGTGGGTCAAACCAGGAGCCCATGTGGCAG CGGTGGGAGCCTGCAGGCCAAACTGGCGGGAGCTGGACGACGTGATGATGAAGGAAGCCGTGGTGTacactgacagcagagagggagCAATGGCCGAGTCTGGTGACATCATATTCTCTGGG GCAGAGGTGTTTGCAGAGCTTGGAGAAGTTATTAATGGGACAAAACCCGCGCTTAAAGAGAAAACGACTGTGTTCAAATCCCTTG GAATGGGGGTTGAAGATGCAGTGTCTGCTAAGCTGGTATTTGATCAATGGAAAGCCAAAGACAGCCAACCATGA